Proteins encoded in a region of the Mycolicibacterium neoaurum genome:
- a CDS encoding NUDIX hydrolase, whose amino-acid sequence MMIWLVVLLVVLGAAILLTGSWAYLTANRLDRLHVRYDLSWQALDAALARRAVVARAVAIDAYGHGPQAQRLAALADAAERADRPSREVAENALSAALTLVDPAVLPAALVAELADAEARVLLARRFHNDAVRDTLALRERPMVRLLHLGGTAALPTYFEIAERAGLAARHGAAQRVSARIVLLDEDGQVLLFRGSDPAGDGSRRWWFTVGGAVEPGEELADAAARELFEETGLRVPAAELVGPVWRRDALIDFNGSVMRSEEHFFVHRTRRFDPSSAGHNELERRYIQGHRWCDATMIAELDANGETVYPRQLGALLARAGELADVRGAGPGTQPQIIR is encoded by the coding sequence ATGATGATCTGGCTGGTGGTGCTGCTGGTGGTGCTGGGTGCGGCCATACTGCTCACCGGCAGCTGGGCGTATCTGACCGCCAACAGACTCGACCGGCTGCACGTTCGCTACGACCTGTCCTGGCAGGCCCTGGATGCGGCGCTGGCCCGCCGTGCCGTGGTGGCGCGGGCGGTCGCCATCGACGCCTACGGGCACGGTCCGCAGGCGCAGCGGCTGGCAGCCCTTGCCGATGCGGCCGAACGCGCCGACCGCCCGTCCCGGGAGGTCGCCGAGAACGCGCTCTCGGCAGCGCTGACATTGGTGGACCCGGCGGTCCTGCCCGCGGCCTTGGTCGCCGAACTGGCCGATGCCGAGGCGCGGGTCCTGCTGGCCCGCCGCTTCCACAACGATGCGGTGCGCGACACACTGGCACTGCGCGAACGCCCCATGGTGCGGCTGCTGCATCTCGGCGGCACCGCCGCGCTGCCCACATATTTCGAGATCGCCGAGCGCGCGGGCCTGGCCGCGCGCCACGGTGCCGCCCAACGGGTGTCGGCCCGGATCGTCCTGCTCGACGAGGACGGCCAGGTATTGCTGTTCCGCGGTTCGGACCCCGCCGGCGACGGCAGCCGACGCTGGTGGTTCACCGTCGGCGGGGCGGTGGAGCCGGGTGAGGAGCTTGCTGATGCCGCGGCGCGAGAGCTGTTCGAGGAGACCGGCCTGCGGGTGCCGGCGGCGGAACTGGTCGGACCGGTCTGGCGTCGGGATGCGCTCATCGATTTCAACGGGTCGGTGATGCGCAGCGAGGAACATTTCTTCGTGCACCGCACTCGGCGCTTCGACCCGTCCAGCGCCGGTCACAACGAGCTGGAGCGCCGCTACATTCAAGGCCATCGCTGGTGCGATGCGACAATGATCGCCGAGCTGGACGCCAACGGAGAAACCGTCTACCCCCGACAGCTCGGCGCGTTGCTGGCCAGGGCCGGTGAGCTCGCCGATGTACGGGGAGCGGGACCGGGAACGCAGCCTCAGATCATTCGCTGA
- the pdxS gene encoding pyridoxal 5'-phosphate synthase lyase subunit PdxS: MEFGEQGSQTGTARVKRGMAEMLKGGVIMDVVTPEQARIAEAAGAVAVMALERVPADIRAQGGVSRMSDPDMIEGIIDAVTIPVMAKVRIGHFVEAQILQSLGVDYIDESEVLTPADYTNHIDKWRFTVPFVCGATNLGEALRRITEGAAMIRSKGEAGTGDVSNATTHMRKIGGEIRRLTSLSEDELFVAAKELQAPYDLVVEVAKAGKLPVTLFTAGGIATPADAAMMMQLGAEGVFVGSGIFKSGDPAARAAAIVKATTFYDDPDVLAKVSRGLGEAMVGINVDDIPAPHRLAERGW, from the coding sequence ATGGAATTCGGCGAGCAGGGCAGCCAGACCGGTACCGCGCGGGTGAAGCGCGGGATGGCCGAGATGCTCAAGGGCGGCGTCATCATGGATGTCGTCACCCCCGAGCAGGCGCGTATCGCCGAAGCCGCGGGCGCCGTCGCGGTGATGGCCCTGGAGCGGGTGCCCGCCGACATCCGCGCCCAGGGTGGTGTCTCGCGGATGAGCGACCCGGACATGATCGAGGGCATCATCGACGCGGTCACCATCCCGGTGATGGCCAAGGTGCGGATCGGCCATTTCGTCGAGGCGCAGATTCTGCAGAGCCTCGGTGTCGACTACATCGACGAGTCCGAGGTGCTGACCCCGGCCGATTACACCAACCACATCGACAAGTGGCGGTTCACCGTTCCGTTCGTGTGTGGGGCGACCAACCTCGGCGAGGCGCTGCGCCGGATCACCGAGGGCGCGGCGATGATCCGCTCCAAGGGCGAGGCCGGAACCGGTGACGTCTCCAATGCCACCACCCACATGCGCAAGATCGGTGGCGAGATCCGCCGCCTCACCTCCCTGAGCGAGGACGAGTTGTTCGTCGCCGCCAAGGAATTGCAGGCGCCCTACGACCTGGTGGTCGAGGTGGCCAAGGCGGGCAAGTTGCCGGTCACGCTCTTCACCGCCGGTGGCATCGCGACACCGGCTGATGCGGCGATGATGATGCAGCTCGGCGCCGAGGGCGTCTTCGTCGGGTCGGGCATCTTCAAGTCCGGTGATCCGGCCGCGCGCGCCGCGGCGATCGTCAAGGCCACCACCTTCTACGACGATCCCGACGTGCTGGCCAAGGTCTCGCGCGGGCTGGGGGAGGCCATGGTCGGTATCAACGTCGACGACATCCCGGCACCGCATCGGCTCGCCGAACGCGGCTGGTAG
- the tesB gene encoding acyl-CoA thioesterase II — protein MAIEEILDLEQIEVNIYRGGVFSPESGFLQRTFGGHVAGQSLVSAVRTVDPKFQVHSLHGYFLKGGDARSPTVYSVERLRDGGSFCTRRVSAIQHGETIFSMSASFQTDQSGIEHQDVMPTAPPPDDIPDFKSVSRVFDDASFRQFDEWDVRIVPRDQTNLLPGKASQQQVWFRHRDPLPDDPVLHICALAYLSDLTLLGSAQVNHPDERKHLMIASLDHAMWFMRPFRADEWLLYDQSSPSACGGRALTEGKLFNQYGEMVASVMQEGLTRYQRDFVPAAK, from the coding sequence GTGGCGATCGAAGAGATCCTCGACCTGGAACAGATCGAGGTCAACATCTATCGCGGGGGTGTGTTCAGCCCCGAATCGGGTTTCCTGCAACGCACATTCGGTGGTCACGTGGCGGGCCAGTCGCTGGTGTCAGCGGTCCGGACCGTCGACCCGAAATTCCAGGTGCACTCTCTGCACGGGTATTTCCTGAAGGGCGGTGACGCACGGTCGCCGACGGTGTACAGCGTCGAACGGCTTCGTGACGGCGGTTCGTTCTGCACCCGCCGGGTTTCGGCGATCCAGCACGGCGAGACCATCTTCTCGATGTCGGCATCGTTCCAGACCGATCAGAGCGGTATCGAGCATCAGGACGTCATGCCGACGGCCCCGCCGCCGGACGATATCCCCGACTTCAAGTCGGTCAGCCGGGTCTTCGACGATGCCAGCTTCCGGCAGTTCGACGAGTGGGATGTCCGCATCGTGCCGCGCGATCAAACCAATCTGTTGCCGGGCAAGGCATCTCAACAGCAGGTGTGGTTCCGCCACCGTGACCCGCTGCCCGACGATCCGGTGCTGCACATCTGTGCGCTGGCCTACCTGTCGGACCTGACCCTGCTGGGTTCGGCGCAGGTGAACCATCCCGACGAGCGCAAACACCTGATGATCGCCTCGCTGGACCACGCGATGTGGTTCATGCGCCCGTTCCGCGCCGACGAGTGGCTGCTCTACGACCAGTCCTCACCCTCGGCCTGCGGTGGGCGTGCGCTGACCGAGGGCAAGCTGTTCAACCAGTACGGCGAGATGGTTGCCTCGGTGATGCAGGAGGGACTGACCCGCTATCAGCGCGATTTCGTCCCGGCCGCGAAGTGA
- the pdxT gene encoding pyridoxal 5'-phosphate synthase glutaminase subunit PdxT translates to MTVRVGVLALQGDTREHLAALTEAGAQACTVRRLTELDSVDALVIPGGESTAMSHLLREFELLEPLRARLADGMPAYGSCAGMILLATEILDAGVPGREALALHGIDITVRRNAFGRQVDSFEESIPFAGLDSDVHAVFIRAPWVERVGPGVEVLATAAGHPVAVRQGKVLATSFHPEVTGDRRVHAMFVDSLR, encoded by the coding sequence GTGACGGTGCGGGTCGGGGTTCTCGCGCTGCAGGGTGACACCCGCGAACACCTCGCGGCGCTCACCGAGGCCGGCGCGCAGGCCTGTACGGTGCGCCGGCTGACCGAATTGGATTCGGTGGACGCATTGGTCATCCCGGGTGGCGAGTCCACCGCGATGAGTCACCTGCTGCGTGAGTTCGAACTGCTCGAACCGTTGCGGGCCCGCCTTGCCGACGGGATGCCCGCCTATGGATCGTGTGCAGGGATGATCCTGCTGGCCACCGAGATCCTCGACGCCGGGGTGCCCGGCCGTGAGGCACTGGCGCTGCACGGCATCGATATCACGGTGCGCCGCAACGCCTTCGGGCGCCAGGTCGATTCCTTTGAAGAGTCCATCCCGTTCGCCGGGCTGGATTCCGACGTGCACGCCGTCTTCATCCGCGCACCGTGGGTTGAGCGCGTCGGACCCGGGGTCGAGGTACTGGCCACCGCCGCGGGCCATCCGGTGGCGGTGCGCCAGGGCAAAGTGCTCGCGACGTCATTCCATCCCGAGGTGACCGGCGACCGCCGGGTGCATGCGATGTTCGTCGACTCGCTGCGCTGA
- a CDS encoding acyl-CoA dehydrogenase family protein yields MTFSLELSSDLLDVQKWVHEFAADVVRPAAPEWDEREETPWPIIKEAAKIGLYSMEFFAEQAAEPSGLGMIVAFEEMFWGDAGIALSILGTGLAAASLAGGGTPEQIGEWLPQMFGSVEDPKVAAFCSSEPGAGSDVGSILTKARYDEATDEWVLNGTKTWATNGGIAEVHIVVASVYPELGSRGQASFIIPPNTPGFSQGQKFLKHGIRASHTAEVVLEDVRIPGNLILGGKEKFDERIARVREGKRTNGQAAMATFERTRPTVGAMAVGVARAAYEYALDYACEREQFGRKIGEFQGVAFKLADMKARIDAARLLVYRAGWMARNGKAFESAEGSMAKLVASETATYVTDEAIQILGGNGYTREYPVERMHRDAKIFTIFEGTSEIQRLVMARTLTGLAIR; encoded by the coding sequence ATGACCTTCTCCCTGGAGTTGTCCTCCGACTTGCTCGACGTGCAGAAGTGGGTTCACGAGTTCGCCGCCGATGTCGTGCGGCCCGCCGCCCCCGAGTGGGACGAGCGCGAGGAGACTCCGTGGCCGATCATCAAGGAGGCCGCCAAGATCGGTCTCTATTCCATGGAGTTCTTCGCCGAGCAGGCCGCCGAGCCCTCCGGTCTGGGCATGATCGTGGCCTTCGAGGAGATGTTCTGGGGTGACGCCGGTATCGCGCTGTCCATCCTGGGCACCGGCCTGGCCGCGGCATCGCTGGCCGGCGGCGGCACCCCCGAGCAGATCGGCGAGTGGCTGCCGCAGATGTTCGGCAGCGTCGAGGACCCGAAGGTCGCCGCGTTCTGTTCCTCCGAGCCCGGTGCCGGGTCCGATGTGGGCTCGATCCTGACCAAGGCCCGTTACGACGAGGCCACCGACGAGTGGGTGCTCAACGGCACCAAGACGTGGGCGACCAACGGTGGCATCGCCGAGGTCCACATCGTGGTCGCCTCGGTGTATCCCGAACTCGGCAGCCGCGGGCAGGCGTCGTTCATCATCCCGCCCAACACCCCCGGCTTCAGCCAGGGCCAGAAGTTCCTCAAGCACGGCATCCGCGCCTCGCACACCGCCGAGGTGGTCCTGGAGGACGTGCGCATCCCCGGGAATCTGATCCTGGGCGGCAAGGAGAAGTTCGACGAGCGCATCGCCAGGGTGCGCGAGGGCAAGCGGACCAACGGTCAGGCCGCGATGGCCACCTTCGAGCGGACCCGGCCCACCGTCGGTGCGATGGCGGTCGGGGTGGCTCGCGCCGCCTACGAGTACGCCCTCGACTACGCGTGCGAGCGTGAGCAATTCGGCCGCAAGATCGGCGAATTCCAGGGTGTGGCATTCAAACTGGCCGATATGAAGGCCCGCATCGACGCGGCCCGTCTGCTGGTCTACCGGGCCGGCTGGATGGCCCGCAATGGCAAGGCGTTCGAGTCCGCGGAGGGTTCGATGGCCAAGCTGGTCGCCAGCGAGACCGCCACCTATGTGACCGACGAGGCCATCCAGATCCTGGGCGGTAACGGATACACCCGCGAGTACCCGGTCGAGCGGATGCACCGCGACGCCAAGATCTTCACGATCTTCGAGGGCACCAGCGAGATCCAGCGTCTGGTGATGGCCCGCACCCTGACCGGGCTGGCCATCCGCTAG
- a CDS encoding YebC/PmpR family DNA-binding transcriptional regulator gives MSGHSKWATTKHKKAIIDARRGKNFAKLIKNIEVAARTGGGDPGGNPTLYDAIQKAKKNSVPNDNIERARKRGAGEEAGGADWQTITYEGYGPNGVAVLVECLTDNKNRAAGEVRVAMTRNGGNMADPGSVSYLFSRKGIVTLEKNGLSEDDVLAAVLEAGAEEINDLGDSFQVISEPTDLVAVRTALQDAGIDYDSAEASFQPSVSVQVDLDAARKVLKLVDALEDSDDVQDVYTNVDIPDDVAAQLDED, from the coding sequence ATGAGCGGCCATTCCAAGTGGGCCACCACCAAGCACAAGAAGGCGATCATCGACGCCCGCCGTGGCAAGAACTTCGCCAAGCTGATCAAGAACATCGAGGTCGCCGCCCGCACCGGCGGCGGCGACCCCGGCGGCAATCCCACGCTGTATGACGCCATCCAGAAGGCCAAGAAGAACTCCGTCCCCAACGACAACATCGAGCGGGCGCGCAAGCGCGGCGCCGGTGAAGAGGCCGGCGGCGCCGACTGGCAGACCATCACCTACGAGGGCTACGGGCCCAACGGTGTCGCCGTGCTGGTCGAGTGCCTGACCGACAACAAGAACCGTGCGGCCGGCGAGGTCCGGGTCGCCATGACCCGCAATGGCGGCAACATGGCCGACCCGGGTTCGGTGTCCTATCTGTTCTCCCGCAAGGGCATCGTCACGCTGGAGAAGAACGGCCTCTCCGAGGACGACGTCCTGGCCGCCGTTCTGGAGGCCGGCGCCGAGGAGATCAACGATCTCGGGGACAGCTTCCAGGTCATCTCCGAACCCACCGACCTGGTGGCTGTGCGGACCGCCCTGCAGGATGCCGGAATCGACTACGACTCGGCCGAGGCCAGCTTCCAGCCCTCGGTGAGCGTCCAGGTCGATCTGGACGCCGCGCGCAAGGTGCTCAAGCTGGTCGACGCCCTCGAGGACAGCGACGACGTGCAGGATGTCTACACCAACGTCGACATCCCCGACGATGTCGCCGCGCAGCTCGACGAAGACTAG
- a CDS encoding SDR family oxidoreductase gives MRVVIAGGHGQIALILERLLAERGDTAVGLVRNPAHVADLQAVGASAEVLDLERTSVSALAEVLRGADAVVFAAGAGPGSGVARKQTVDRDAAILLADAAESAGVSRYVMVSAISADDRSLDDSYDEVYRAYIRAKSDADSEVRTRRALASTIVRPGKLTDDAGTGRVHIAESTGRGEIPRADVAAVLLAVLDHPDTAGRTFELIAGDTPISALF, from the coding sequence ATGCGAGTCGTCATCGCCGGTGGACATGGTCAGATCGCCCTCATCCTGGAAAGGCTGTTGGCCGAGCGCGGCGATACCGCGGTGGGCTTGGTGCGCAATCCGGCTCACGTGGCGGATCTGCAGGCGGTCGGCGCGAGCGCCGAGGTGCTGGACCTGGAGCGCACATCGGTGTCCGCGCTGGCCGAGGTGCTGCGCGGGGCCGACGCGGTGGTCTTCGCCGCGGGCGCGGGCCCGGGCAGTGGCGTGGCACGCAAGCAGACGGTCGACCGCGATGCCGCGATCCTGCTGGCCGACGCCGCCGAGTCCGCGGGCGTGTCGCGCTATGTGATGGTCTCGGCCATCTCGGCCGACGATCGCAGCCTCGACGACTCCTACGACGAGGTGTACCGCGCGTACATCCGAGCCAAATCCGACGCCGACTCCGAGGTGCGGACGCGCCGCGCGCTGGCCAGCACGATCGTGCGGCCGGGGAAGCTGACCGACGATGCAGGCACCGGACGGGTGCACATCGCCGAATCGACCGGCCGCGGCGAGATCCCGCGTGCCGATGTGGCGGCGGTGCTGCTGGCGGTGCTCGACCACCCGGACACCGCGGGGCGCACCTTCGAGCTGATCGCCGGGGACACCCCGATCAGCGCGCTGTTCTAG
- the ruvC gene encoding crossover junction endodeoxyribonuclease RuvC, giving the protein MRVMGVDPGLTRCGLSMIESGRGRHVTALDVDVVRTPADEPLQKRLLTISDTVEHWMDTHVPDVIAIERVFANHNANTAMGTAQAGGVIALAAARRGIDVYFHTPSEVKAAVTGNGRADKAQITTMVTKILALQQKPTPADAADALALAICHCWRAPMIARMAEAEAKAAEQKKRYQARLKAVRA; this is encoded by the coding sequence GTGCGGGTAATGGGAGTCGATCCCGGTTTGACGCGCTGTGGGTTGTCCATGATCGAGAGCGGCCGGGGCAGGCACGTCACGGCGCTCGATGTCGACGTCGTGCGCACACCCGCCGACGAGCCGTTGCAGAAGCGACTGCTGACGATCAGTGACACGGTCGAGCACTGGATGGACACCCACGTCCCCGATGTCATCGCGATCGAGCGGGTGTTCGCCAACCACAATGCCAACACCGCCATGGGTACCGCCCAGGCCGGCGGGGTGATCGCGCTCGCCGCGGCCCGTCGGGGTATCGACGTGTACTTCCACACCCCGTCGGAGGTGAAGGCCGCGGTGACCGGTAACGGACGAGCCGACAAGGCCCAGATCACCACCATGGTCACCAAGATCCTTGCGCTGCAACAGAAGCCGACTCCGGCCGATGCTGCCGACGCGTTGGCCCTTGCCATTTGTCACTGCTGGCGTGCGCCGATGATCGCCAGGATGGCCGAGGCCGAGGCCAAGGCGGCCGAGCAGAAGAAGCGGTATCAGGCGCGGCTGAAGGCGGTGCGGGCATGA
- the ruvA gene encoding Holliday junction branch migration protein RuvA, which translates to MISSVRGEVLDIALDHAVIEAAGVGYKVMATPSTLSTLRRGADARLITAMIVREDSMTLYGFADGEARDLFTTLLGVSGVGPKIALATLAVYDAPALRQALADGDVTALTRVPGIGKRGAERMVLELRDKIGAVPGSGGGATATGHAVRTPVVEALVGLGFAAKQAEEATDKVLADDPTATTSGALRAALSMLGKK; encoded by the coding sequence ATGATCTCCTCGGTGCGCGGTGAGGTCCTCGACATCGCCCTCGACCACGCGGTCATCGAGGCCGCCGGTGTCGGCTACAAGGTGATGGCCACACCGTCGACGTTGTCCACTCTGCGTCGCGGGGCCGACGCCCGACTCATCACCGCGATGATCGTGCGTGAGGATTCGATGACGCTCTACGGTTTCGCCGACGGCGAGGCCCGGGATCTGTTCACCACCCTGCTGGGGGTGTCCGGGGTCGGCCCGAAGATCGCGCTGGCCACGCTGGCGGTCTATGACGCGCCGGCGCTGCGGCAGGCGCTGGCCGACGGTGACGTCACCGCGCTGACCCGGGTGCCCGGTATCGGCAAGCGCGGTGCCGAGCGCATGGTGCTGGAACTGCGCGACAAGATCGGCGCGGTGCCCGGTTCCGGCGGCGGGGCCACCGCCACCGGCCATGCCGTGCGTACCCCGGTGGTGGAAGCCCTTGTCGGCCTTGGGTTTGCGGCAAAGCAGGCCGAGGAGGCCACCGACAAGGTGCTCGCCGACGACCCGACCGCCACGACCTCCGGCGCGCTGCGCGCCGCGCTGTCGATGCTGGGTAAGAAGTAG
- the ruvB gene encoding Holliday junction branch migration DNA helicase RuvB, protein MGRFEDEEPEERDVSPALTVGEGDVDASLRPRSLGEFIGQHRVREQLQLVLEGAKNRGGTPDHILLSGPPGLGKTSLAMIIAAELGSALRVTSGPALERAGDLAAMLSNLVEGDVLFIDEIHRIARPAEEMLYLAMEDFRVDVVVGKGPGATSIPLDVAPFTLVGATTRSGALTGPLRDRFGFTAHMDFYEPADLERVLHRSAGILGIGLEATAGAEVARRSRGTPRIANRLLRRVRDYAEVRADGVITRDIAKAALEVYDVDELGLDRLDRAVLTALTRSFNGGPVGVSTLAVAVGEEATTVEEVCEPFLVRAGMIARTPRGRVATPLAWTHLGLEPPVRGLGQQSGLFE, encoded by the coding sequence GTGGGTCGTTTCGAGGACGAGGAACCCGAGGAACGTGACGTCTCGCCGGCGTTGACCGTCGGCGAAGGAGATGTCGACGCCAGCCTGCGGCCACGGTCGCTCGGCGAGTTCATCGGCCAGCACCGGGTGCGTGAGCAGCTTCAGCTGGTGTTGGAGGGTGCCAAGAATCGCGGCGGCACACCGGATCACATCCTACTGTCCGGGCCGCCCGGGCTGGGCAAGACCTCGCTGGCGATGATCATCGCCGCCGAATTGGGCTCGGCGCTGCGGGTCACCTCGGGCCCGGCGCTGGAGCGCGCGGGCGATCTGGCGGCCATGCTGTCGAACCTGGTCGAGGGCGATGTGCTGTTCATCGACGAGATCCACCGCATCGCCCGGCCCGCCGAGGAGATGCTCTACCTGGCGATGGAGGACTTCCGCGTCGACGTCGTCGTCGGCAAAGGCCCCGGGGCGACCTCGATTCCCCTCGATGTCGCGCCCTTCACCCTGGTCGGCGCGACAACCAGGTCCGGAGCGCTGACCGGGCCGCTGCGCGACCGGTTCGGGTTCACCGCCCATATGGACTTCTACGAACCCGCCGACCTGGAGCGGGTGCTGCATCGCTCGGCGGGCATCCTCGGTATCGGTTTGGAGGCCACCGCCGGCGCCGAGGTTGCCCGCCGTTCCCGCGGCACCCCACGTATCGCGAACCGGTTGTTGCGGCGGGTGCGCGATTACGCCGAGGTGCGCGCCGACGGGGTGATCACCCGAGATATCGCCAAGGCCGCGCTGGAGGTGTACGACGTCGACGAGCTTGGGCTCGACCGCTTGGACCGGGCGGTGCTCACGGCGTTGACCCGCAGTTTCAACGGCGGACCCGTCGGGGTGTCGACGCTGGCGGTAGCGGTCGGGGAGGAGGCCACCACCGTCGAGGAGGTGTGCGAACCGTTCCTGGTGCGCGCCGGGATGATCGCCCGCACTCCGCGCGGACGGGTGGCGACCCCGTTGGCGTGGACACACCTCGGGCTGGAACCGCCGGTTCGCGGTCTCGGTCAGCAGTCCGGCCTGTTTGAATAG
- a CDS encoding DUF1304 domain-containing protein: MLVAALIVAGLAALLHVYIFVMESVTWTSPRTRATFGMSAEEAAATKELAFNQGFYNLFLAIVAANGIAAAALGHTGIGVALILAGVGSMLAAALVLLISSPDKARAAISQGLFPLIAVVLLVIHLVG, from the coding sequence ATGCTTGTCGCCGCTCTGATCGTCGCCGGCCTCGCCGCGCTGCTGCACGTCTACATCTTCGTCATGGAATCGGTGACCTGGACCTCCCCGCGTACCCGGGCGACGTTCGGAATGAGCGCCGAGGAGGCCGCTGCCACCAAGGAGCTCGCCTTCAACCAGGGGTTCTACAACCTGTTCCTGGCAATCGTCGCCGCGAACGGCATCGCCGCTGCCGCACTGGGGCATACCGGTATCGGGGTGGCGTTGATCCTCGCCGGGGTCGGGTCGATGCTGGCCGCGGCGCTGGTGCTGCTGATCTCCTCGCCGGACAAGGCGCGCGCCGCCATCAGCCAGGGTCTGTTCCCGCTGATCGCCGTCGTGCTGCTGGTGATTCACCTCGTCGGCTAG
- the gabT gene encoding 4-aminobutyrate--2-oxoglutarate transaminase — MPAVEQSRHLATAIPGPKSSALIERKNSAVARGVGTTMPVYAARAAGGILEDIDGNRLIDLGSGIAVTTIGNAAPRVVDAVTAQADLFTHTCFMVTPYEGYVAVAEHLNRLTPGGGDKRSALFNTGSEAVENAIKIARSYTRKQAVVSFDHAYHGRTNLTMALTAKSMPYKSGFGPFAPEIYRAPLSYPFRDAEFGKELAEDGELAAKRAITVIDKQIGADNLAAVIIEPIQGEGGFIVPAPGFLPALLAWCRDNNVVFIADEVQTGFARTGAMFACEHEGVEPDLIVTAKGIADGLPLSAVTGRAEIMDAPHVSGLGGTYGGNPIACAAALATIETIEADGLVARAGDIERLMKDRLHRMQADDDRIGDVRGRGAMIAVELVKSGTTEPDAELTKALCAAAHAKGVIVLSCGTYGNVLRFLPPLAISDDLLSEALDILAEALAALR; from the coding sequence GTGCCTGCCGTCGAACAGAGCCGCCATCTCGCCACCGCCATCCCCGGACCGAAGTCCTCGGCGCTGATCGAACGCAAGAATTCCGCGGTCGCCCGCGGTGTCGGCACGACGATGCCCGTCTACGCAGCCCGTGCCGCCGGGGGCATCCTGGAGGACATCGACGGCAACAGGCTGATCGACCTCGGTTCAGGCATCGCCGTCACGACGATCGGTAACGCCGCGCCGCGGGTGGTCGACGCGGTGACCGCCCAGGCCGATCTGTTCACCCACACCTGCTTCATGGTCACGCCCTACGAGGGTTATGTCGCCGTGGCCGAACACCTCAATCGGCTCACCCCTGGCGGCGGAGACAAGCGTTCGGCGCTGTTCAACACCGGATCCGAGGCGGTCGAGAACGCGATCAAGATCGCCCGCTCGTACACCCGCAAGCAGGCCGTGGTGTCCTTCGACCACGCCTATCACGGCCGGACCAACCTCACGATGGCGCTGACCGCCAAATCGATGCCGTACAAGAGCGGTTTCGGCCCGTTCGCTCCGGAGATCTATCGTGCCCCGCTGTCGTATCCCTTCCGCGATGCGGAGTTCGGCAAGGAATTGGCAGAGGACGGCGAACTGGCGGCCAAGCGCGCCATCACCGTCATCGACAAGCAGATCGGCGCCGACAACCTGGCCGCCGTCATCATCGAACCCATCCAGGGTGAGGGCGGGTTCATCGTCCCCGCACCCGGATTCCTGCCTGCCCTGCTCGCCTGGTGCCGGGACAACAATGTGGTCTTCATCGCCGACGAGGTGCAGACGGGTTTCGCGCGGACCGGCGCCATGTTCGCGTGCGAGCACGAGGGCGTCGAACCCGACCTGATCGTCACCGCGAAGGGCATCGCCGACGGGTTACCGCTCTCCGCGGTCACCGGGCGCGCCGAGATCATGGACGCCCCGCACGTGTCCGGGCTGGGCGGCACATACGGCGGCAACCCGATCGCGTGCGCCGCGGCCCTGGCGACCATCGAGACGATCGAAGCCGACGGGCTGGTGGCCCGCGCCGGCGATATCGAGCGATTGATGAAGGATCGACTGCACCGCATGCAGGCCGACGACGACCGCATCGGCGACGTGCGCGGCCGCGGAGCGATGATCGCCGTGGAGCTGGTCAAGTCCGGCACCACCGAACCCGACGCCGAGCTGACCAAGGCGCTGTGCGCGGCGGCTCATGCCAAGGGTGTGATCGTGTTGTCCTGCGGTACCTACGGCAACGTGTTGCGTTTCTTGCCGCCACTGGCGATCAGCGACGACCTGCTGAGTGAGGCCCTCGACATCCTGGCCGAGGCGCTCGCTGCACTGCGCTGA
- the yajC gene encoding preprotein translocase subunit YajC, translating to MDLVVFLPLFIILGAFMFFASRRQKKAMQATIDLHESLTVGDRVHTTSGLQGTIAGITDDYVDLEIAPGVVTTWMKLAIRDRIEDLDDDDDDADDNETFEGQSGAVELTDRPTPKTDSN from the coding sequence ATGGATCTCGTCGTATTCCTGCCCCTCTTCATCATTCTGGGCGCCTTCATGTTCTTCGCATCGCGCCGGCAGAAGAAGGCCATGCAGGCCACGATCGATCTGCACGAGTCGCTGACCGTCGGTGACCGGGTGCACACCACCTCAGGTCTGCAGGGCACCATCGCCGGGATCACCGACGACTACGTCGACCTGGAGATCGCCCCCGGTGTGGTGACCACCTGGATGAAGCTGGCCATTCGCGATCGCATCGAAGACCTCGACGACGATGATGACGACGCCGATGACAACGAGACGTTCGAAGGCCAATCCGGCGCCGTCGAACTCACCGACCGCCCGACACCCAAGACTGACAGCAACTGA